A section of the Hippea sp. KM1 genome encodes:
- a CDS encoding ferritin-like domain-containing protein: MGSKGIEIVGMDVNEVINLLNKAYADEWLAYYQYWLGAKLVKGPMKEAVIQELIEHANDELRHAEMVANRIIQLGGTPILKPAQWYDFTNCGYDAPENPVVEEILRQNIKGEQCAIGVYKDLIDITHTKDPITYNLALQILEDEVEHEEDLQSLMEDVGILTGKR, translated from the coding sequence ATGGGAAGCAAAGGCATCGAGATCGTCGGAATGGATGTAAACGAGGTTATCAATCTGTTAAACAAGGCCTATGCCGATGAGTGGCTTGCCTATTATCAGTATTGGCTGGGGGCAAAGTTGGTTAAGGGCCCTATGAAGGAGGCGGTAATACAGGAGTTGATAGAGCATGCCAACGATGAACTTAGACACGCCGAGATGGTTGCAAATAGGATTATACAGCTTGGAGGCACCCCTATTTTAAAACCGGCCCAGTGGTATGATTTTACAAATTGCGGTTATGATGCCCCAGAGAACCCCGTCGTTGAGGAGATATTGAGACAGAACATAAAAGGTGAGCAGTGCGCTATAGGGGTTTACAAGGATCTTATCGATATTACACACACAAAAGACCCCATCACCTATAATTTAGCCCTGCAGATTTTAGAGGACGAGGTTGAGCATGAAGAGGATCTGCAGTCCTTGATGGAGGATGTGGGCATCTTGACAGGCAAAAGATAA
- a CDS encoding type I restriction endonuclease subunit R, with protein sequence MPNLTESSIENFAIELLKNQGYDYLFGPDIAPDGENPLRKSFEDVILLDRLKTALKNINPDLAENVIDDAIKQLAQINTPDLIANNEIFHRMLTEGIKVAYRKNGEERGDIVWLIDFKNPENNDFLVVNQFTVIENNINKRPDVVIFINGLPLVVVELKNPADENATIKSAYNQIQTYKQTIPSLFTYNEILVISDGLEARMGSLSAGFDRFMAWKSIDGKREASHLMSQLEILIKGLLNKETLIDYIRFFILFDKSKKEDEQGQTIVRITKKIAAYHQYYAVNKAIKSTIRAIGKNKIIPLKEEPGEYGLPDVESQPEGDKKAGVIWHTQGSGKSLSMVFYSGKIIQTIDNPTIVVITDRNDLDDQLFDTFAAATQLLRQEPVQAETREHLKELLKVDAGGVIFTTIHKFWPDDGNIYETLSERDNIIVIVDEAHRTQYGFKAKIDKETGEIKYGFAKYLRDALPNATYIAFTGTPIEKTDRNTPAVFGNYIDIYDISHAVEDGVTVPIYYESRLVKIDISDEGKKLIEEYEEELNEKGLSEIEKAKSKWAKLEAIIGSESRIKQIADDIVNHFEQRLEVMDGKGMIVAMTRNIAVRLYDEIVKLRPDWHSDELKRGKIKVVMTVSSSDEPEIAKFYLTKEQRRILADRFKDPDDELKLVIVVDMWLTGFDVPPLHTMYIDKPMKGHTLMQAIARVNRVYKDKTGGLIVDYLGIAADLKEALSFYAESGGKGDPAKLQEEAVKIMLEKHEVVKDMMFGFDYTKYFNAETSEKLSIILAAEDFILGLENGKKRFIDAVTALSKAFAIAVPYPEAMRIKEEVAFFQAIKARLVKFDRKSESKSLDEIETAIKQVIDKALVSDGVIDVFDAAGIKKPDISILSDDFLEEIKVMKYKNIAIEVLKKLINDEIKSRIKKNLVKSKSLMESLEDLIRKYNNRIITATEMIEELINLAKEIEKSGKEPEAMGLTEYEYAFYCAVADNESARELMGKEKLKELAAVLYDRVKKNTTIDWTIRESARAKLKVIVKRTLRQYGYPPDMQQLATKTVLEQAELIAGELVKA encoded by the coding sequence ATGCCTAACCTTACCGAATCTTCTATCGAAAACTTTGCAATAGAGCTTTTAAAAAATCAAGGATACGATTATCTATTTGGGCCAGATATTGCCCCGGATGGTGAAAATCCGCTTAGAAAATCTTTTGAAGATGTAATTTTGCTTGATAGATTAAAAACTGCTTTAAAAAATATAAATCCTGATTTAGCAGAAAATGTTATTGATGACGCCATAAAACAGCTTGCTCAAATAAACACACCTGATTTAATTGCAAATAATGAGATATTTCACCGAATGCTCACTGAAGGTATAAAAGTTGCTTACAGAAAAAATGGGGAAGAACGGGGCGATATAGTTTGGCTTATTGATTTTAAAAATCCCGAAAACAACGATTTTTTAGTGGTTAATCAGTTTACAGTTATTGAAAATAATATAAATAAAAGACCGGATGTTGTTATTTTTATCAATGGATTACCGCTTGTTGTAGTGGAACTTAAAAATCCTGCAGATGAAAATGCTACAATAAAGTCAGCATACAATCAGATTCAAACATATAAACAAACAATACCTTCTCTTTTCACCTATAATGAAATTTTGGTTATTTCGGATGGGCTTGAAGCAAGGATGGGAAGCTTGTCCGCTGGTTTTGACAGATTTATGGCATGGAAATCGATTGATGGTAAAAGGGAAGCTTCTCATTTAATGAGTCAGCTTGAAATTTTAATAAAAGGGTTATTGAATAAAGAAACACTTATTGATTACATAAGGTTTTTTATTCTTTTTGATAAATCAAAAAAAGAAGATGAACAGGGCCAGACAATCGTTAGAATCACAAAGAAAATAGCAGCATATCATCAATATTATGCAGTAAATAAGGCTATTAAGTCCACTATCAGAGCAATTGGAAAAAATAAAATTATACCTTTAAAAGAAGAGCCGGGAGAGTATGGTTTACCTGATGTAGAATCACAACCTGAAGGTGATAAAAAGGCAGGTGTCATCTGGCATACTCAGGGCTCAGGCAAGTCATTATCGATGGTGTTTTATTCTGGTAAAATAATACAGACTATTGATAATCCAACTATTGTTGTAATTACAGATAGAAACGATTTGGATGATCAACTTTTTGATACTTTTGCTGCGGCAACACAGCTTTTAAGACAGGAGCCTGTGCAGGCTGAAACAAGGGAGCATTTAAAAGAACTTTTAAAAGTAGATGCAGGTGGGGTTATCTTTACAACTATTCATAAATTCTGGCCTGATGATGGCAATATCTATGAAACATTATCGGAAAGAGATAATATTATCGTAATTGTCGATGAAGCTCACAGAACACAATATGGGTTTAAAGCTAAAATTGATAAAGAAACCGGTGAAATAAAATACGGATTTGCAAAATATCTAAGAGATGCTCTCCCAAATGCAACTTATATTGCTTTTACAGGTACACCGATAGAAAAAACAGATAGAAACACTCCCGCTGTTTTTGGAAATTATATCGATATCTATGACATTTCCCATGCGGTTGAAGATGGCGTGACTGTGCCAATTTACTATGAAAGCAGGCTTGTTAAAATTGATATCTCAGATGAAGGGAAAAAGTTAATCGAAGAGTATGAAGAAGAATTAAATGAAAAAGGGTTATCTGAAATAGAAAAGGCAAAGAGCAAATGGGCTAAACTTGAGGCAATAATTGGTAGTGAATCAAGGATTAAGCAGATTGCAGATGATATCGTAAATCATTTTGAACAGAGACTGGAAGTGATGGATGGAAAAGGGATGATAGTGGCAATGACAAGAAACATTGCTGTTCGTCTTTACGATGAAATTGTCAAACTACGTCCTGACTGGCACAGCGACGAACTTAAAAGAGGGAAAATCAAAGTTGTTATGACGGTATCATCTTCTGATGAACCTGAAATAGCAAAATTTTATCTGACGAAAGAACAAAGAAGAATCCTTGCTGATAGATTTAAAGATCCTGATGATGAATTAAAGCTCGTGATTGTGGTTGATATGTGGCTAACAGGTTTTGATGTGCCACCTCTTCACACAATGTATATTGATAAGCCTATGAAAGGTCATACTTTAATGCAGGCAATTGCAAGAGTAAACAGGGTCTATAAAGATAAAACCGGAGGTTTGATTGTAGATTATTTGGGAATTGCTGCTGATTTAAAGGAAGCTTTATCATTTTATGCTGAAAGCGGTGGTAAAGGTGATCCGGCAAAATTGCAGGAAGAAGCTGTTAAAATCATGCTTGAGAAGCATGAAGTGGTAAAAGATATGATGTTTGGATTTGATTATACTAAATATTTTAACGCTGAAACTTCGGAGAAATTATCAATTATTCTTGCTGCTGAAGATTTCATATTGGGGCTTGAAAACGGTAAAAAAAGGTTTATTGACGCTGTTACGGCACTTTCCAAAGCTTTTGCCATTGCTGTTCCATACCCAGAGGCGATGAGAATAAAAGAAGAAGTTGCGTTTTTCCAGGCGATAAAGGCAAGGTTAGTTAAATTTGATAGAAAGAGTGAAAGTAAATCCTTGGATGAAATAGAAACTGCCATAAAACAGGTTATAGATAAGGCTTTAGTTTCTGATGGTGTAATAGATGTTTTTGATGCTGCAGGCATTAAAAAGCCCGATATTTCCATCTTATCAGATGATTTTTTGGAAGAAATCAAGGTGATGAAGTATAAAAATATAGCAATTGAAGTGTTGAAAAAACTTATAAATGATGAAATCAAAAGTAGGATCAAGAAAAACCTTGTTAAAAGTAAATCTTTGATGGAATCTCTGGAAGATTTGATTAGAAAATATAATAATAGAATTATTACTGCCACAGAAATGATTGAAGAGCTAATTAATTTAGCAAAAGAAATCGAAAAATCGGGTAAAGAACCAGAAGCAATGGGGTTGACTGAATATGAATATGCTTTTTACTGTGCTGTCGCAGATAATGAAAGTGCAAGAGAGCTGATGGGCAAGGAAAAACTAAAAGAGCTTGCTGCAGTATTATATGATAGGGTAAAAAAGAATACTACGATTGACTGGACAATTAGGGAAAGTGCAAGGGCAAAGTTGAAGGTAATAGTGAAAAGAACTCTAAGGCAATATGGATATCCGCCAGATATGCAGCAACTTGCAACAAAAACGGTTTTAGAACAGGCTGAGTTGATTGCAGGAGAACTGGTAAAGGCTTGA
- a CDS encoding M48 family metalloprotease, with amino-acid sequence MQHKLKGGLLILFVLFFVSSCITNPATHRKELNLLPPSAEVSLGSSENKKIIKEIGVYRYDGLNDYIRSVGKRLLKYVQEKRFSYSFNILDSYDVNAFSIPGGYVYLTRGILAYIDNEAQLACVLGHELGHINAHHGAVMMTRQMLFNLGLGVAASSSKKLRKIVPFVAIGGNLLFLSFSRDQEYQADYLGVEYATLAGYDAMEMARLFEKLKRIEHRGGVLGEFLSTHPSFPHREEKIAEFAKHWRAIAKRPYYIVGDNRYLRHIDGILFGKDKRYGYVDGGWYFHPLMRFRFRIPHGFKLIDRRNFIVIFPPNSGGVYIRVSLSGMGITALVDRFLRNGKVIKSRWLTIGGFRAYEAYKLTNSGSLVVEGLYAIDFRGRRVVFLTRCPYNKFAAFRGALRVPALSFGYLSDPRRIHIKNSYIKIVRVRRDSTFSGFLDRFGVEKDLRKTIYLINGSSPQTRLKRGQLVKIIVKHFAN; translated from the coding sequence ATGCAGCATAAGCTAAAGGGTGGTTTGCTGATACTGTTTGTTTTATTTTTTGTTTCTTCTTGCATAACGAACCCTGCAACCCATAGGAAGGAGTTGAATTTACTGCCCCCATCTGCGGAGGTTTCACTCGGCTCTTCGGAAAACAAGAAGATCATAAAAGAGATAGGCGTTTATAGGTATGATGGCCTTAATGATTACATAAGGAGTGTCGGCAAAAGGCTATTGAAGTATGTCCAGGAGAAGCGATTTTCCTATTCGTTCAACATTCTGGACTCTTACGATGTGAACGCCTTTTCCATTCCCGGGGGTTATGTTTATCTAACCCGCGGTATATTGGCCTATATAGATAATGAAGCCCAGCTTGCCTGTGTTTTAGGGCATGAACTTGGCCATATCAATGCACACCACGGCGCCGTTATGATGACAAGGCAGATGTTGTTTAATCTGGGTTTGGGTGTAGCTGCATCCAGCTCAAAGAAGCTCAGAAAGATAGTCCCGTTTGTGGCCATAGGCGGCAACTTGCTCTTTTTAAGCTTTAGCAGGGATCAGGAGTATCAGGCAGACTATTTGGGTGTTGAATATGCGACGCTTGCAGGATACGATGCCATGGAGATGGCCAGGTTGTTTGAAAAGCTAAAGAGGATTGAACACAGAGGTGGTGTATTGGGCGAGTTTCTATCGACGCATCCATCTTTTCCGCACAGGGAGGAGAAGATAGCAGAATTTGCCAAGCATTGGCGGGCGATAGCAAAAAGGCCTTATTATATTGTCGGCGACAACAGATACCTAAGGCATATCGACGGGATACTATTTGGGAAAGACAAAAGATACGGCTATGTCGATGGGGGCTGGTATTTCCACCCCTTAATGAGGTTTAGGTTTCGCATACCCCATGGATTCAAACTCATAGACCGCAGAAACTTTATTGTCATCTTCCCGCCCAATTCAGGTGGTGTTTATATTAGGGTTTCATTAAGCGGCATGGGGATAACTGCCCTGGTTGATAGATTTTTAAGAAACGGTAAGGTTATCAAAAGCAGATGGCTCACAATAGGCGGCTTCAGAGCCTATGAGGCTTACAAGCTTACCAATAGCGGCAGTTTGGTTGTGGAGGGGTTATACGCCATAGATTTTAGGGGCAGGAGGGTTGTTTTTCTTACAAGATGCCCATACAACAAATTTGCAGCCTTTAGAGGTGCCCTGAGGGTGCCCGCCTTGAGCTTTGGTTATCTGTCCGATCCAAGAAGGATACACATAAAAAACAGCTATATAAAAATCGTAAGGGTAAGAAGGGATAGCACATTCTCTGGATTTTTGGATAGGTTTGGGGTTGAAAAGGATTTAAGAAAGACCATCTATCTTATAAACGGTTCCTCTCCGCAGACAAGACTAAAGAGGGGGCAATTGGTCAAGATTATCGTTAAACATTTTGCTAATTAA
- the ccsA gene encoding cytochrome c biogenesis protein CcsA: MPSVSGLSMKFLSSLKTTVFLFVVIICILSYATLQLSFEQAVRAVYSKWWFEGLFFLVGINLLLVVKKHRLYKNPPLLMLHAGIVLMLLGGFVSRHFGFKGILHLREMEASNLVDIADSQKGVHRDLGFVVRLDRFVVKRYPGSDMASGYESFVTITDGDRSYRFKIYMNHPLKYNGYVFYQMSYDPDEGGTILLVKKDPGVWIVYAGYFVFSLGFLLFLVGVLKRRWVVFFAFLSILYPFTSNSMDIQGWADSSGCVAVVWANLMVQQNGRIEPMDTLDLNISLKLTGKRRLYGMDYNQLVLGMVSYPELFEKLKIILVNDRNIESRLGINTKYASYEDFFYPDGEFKLAGDLALAMKKPPSELTKTEKNLLKLNDRLYVAYSVFNGSIFRLFPVVDSVDNNYRWVGVDLLKTGAPHLAESLFGLFEGLIDSSRQLNCTRMAYFSKRISGVQKEFSSPIIPSHLKIKAEIVYNRLDLFSKLTWLYLSLSVLSMFASFGFKRLSAVFWSFGLVVFIIHALNMGLRWYIASHMPWSDAYESLVFIAFCIAAVGVVFFRRDLLGFACSFFAAGLFMFIAHLDNIDPQITPIVPVLDSYWLLFHVAVITVGYGFFALTWVLSAVGVVLHLKRDSFQSEIDRISGVLKPLIILGVGFLSIGTLLGGVWANESWGSYWSWDPKETWSLISILAYSVVLHMGFKRRDGVLFFAFVFFSFFFILMTYFGVNFFISGGLHSYSRGSGSFFWLVVLEVGLAAWLVLFLYMVAKRRV, encoded by the coding sequence GTGCCCTCCGTTTCTGGACTCTCCATGAAATTCTTATCCTCCCTTAAAACCACCGTTTTTCTGTTTGTTGTTATAATCTGTATCCTTTCATATGCCACTCTGCAGTTGAGTTTTGAGCAGGCTGTAAGGGCTGTTTATTCGAAGTGGTGGTTTGAGGGGTTATTCTTCCTTGTTGGTATAAATCTATTGCTTGTTGTTAAAAAACATAGGCTTTATAAAAATCCCCCTCTTCTTATGTTGCATGCAGGCATCGTCTTGATGTTGCTTGGGGGTTTTGTTAGTCGCCATTTTGGTTTTAAGGGCATACTCCATTTGAGGGAGATGGAGGCCTCAAATCTTGTCGATATTGCCGACTCTCAAAAGGGTGTGCATAGGGATTTGGGTTTTGTTGTTAGACTGGATCGGTTTGTTGTTAAGCGATACCCGGGCAGCGACATGGCCAGCGGGTATGAGAGTTTCGTTACCATTACGGATGGGGATAGGTCTTATAGGTTTAAGATATACATGAACCACCCGTTGAAATACAACGGTTATGTTTTCTATCAGATGAGTTATGACCCGGATGAAGGCGGCACGATTTTGCTTGTTAAAAAGGATCCAGGTGTTTGGATTGTTTATGCTGGTTATTTTGTGTTTAGCCTGGGCTTTTTGCTGTTTTTGGTAGGGGTTTTAAAGAGAAGATGGGTGGTTTTCTTTGCTTTTCTGTCGATCTTGTATCCGTTTACCTCCAACTCTATGGATATCCAGGGGTGGGCTGACTCCTCTGGTTGTGTGGCTGTTGTTTGGGCCAATCTTATGGTTCAGCAGAACGGCAGGATAGAGCCTATGGATACGCTTGATCTTAACATATCGCTAAAGCTTACGGGCAAAAGGCGTCTGTATGGAATGGATTACAACCAGCTTGTTCTGGGCATGGTTAGCTATCCTGAATTGTTTGAGAAGCTAAAGATTATACTTGTAAACGACAGGAATATAGAGTCAAGATTGGGCATAAACACAAAATACGCCTCTTATGAGGACTTCTTCTATCCAGACGGTGAGTTCAAATTGGCAGGCGATTTGGCATTGGCAATGAAAAAACCCCCATCAGAACTTACCAAAACAGAAAAAAACCTGTTAAAACTGAACGATAGGCTGTATGTGGCCTATTCTGTGTTTAATGGCAGCATATTCAGGCTTTTTCCTGTGGTCGATTCGGTTGATAACAATTACAGGTGGGTTGGGGTTGACCTTCTGAAAACAGGAGCACCGCATCTTGCCGAAAGCCTGTTTGGATTATTTGAAGGACTCATAGATAGCTCCAGGCAGCTAAACTGCACCCGTATGGCGTATTTTTCAAAAAGAATCAGTGGGGTTCAAAAGGAATTCTCAAGCCCCATTATACCCAGCCACTTAAAGATAAAGGCCGAGATAGTCTATAACCGTCTGGATCTGTTCTCAAAATTGACATGGTTATACCTTTCTTTAAGCGTTCTGTCCATGTTTGCATCCTTTGGATTTAAGAGGCTTTCTGCTGTTTTTTGGTCTTTTGGGTTGGTTGTTTTTATAATCCATGCATTGAATATGGGGCTTAGATGGTATATAGCCTCGCATATGCCGTGGTCTGATGCTTATGAGTCTTTGGTTTTTATTGCCTTTTGTATCGCAGCCGTTGGCGTGGTTTTCTTTAGAAGGGATCTGTTGGGGTTTGCCTGCAGCTTCTTTGCTGCGGGGCTTTTTATGTTTATAGCGCACCTGGATAACATAGATCCCCAGATTACGCCCATTGTGCCTGTTTTAGATTCCTATTGGCTTTTGTTTCATGTTGCCGTTATAACCGTTGGATACGGCTTTTTTGCCCTAACCTGGGTATTGTCGGCCGTTGGCGTTGTTTTGCATCTAAAAAGGGATAGCTTCCAGAGCGAGATTGACCGCATCAGCGGTGTTTTGAAGCCACTTATAATACTCGGCGTTGGTTTTTTGAGTATAGGCACGCTGCTTGGGGGTGTGTGGGCTAACGAAAGTTGGGGGAGTTATTGGTCGTGGGATCCTAAAGAGACCTGGAGCTTGATCTCTATATTGGCCTATTCTGTGGTTTTGCACATGGGTTTTAAAAGAAGGGATGGTGTTTTGTTTTTTGCCTTTGTGTTTTTTAGCTTTTTCTTTATTCTTATGACATATTTCGGTGTGAATTTCTTTATTTCTGGAGGGCTTCACAGTTATAGCAGGGGCAGCGGGTCTTTCTTCTGGCTTGTTGTGTTGGAGGTTGGCTTAGCCGCCTGGCTTGTATTGTTTTTGTATATGGTTGCAAAAAGAAGGGTTTAG
- a CDS encoding DEAD/DEAH box helicase, with translation MDSERDFSRLGLSEEVLKTLRRQGFEKPTPIQGEVIPFMLQSDGDLVAEAPTGTGKTLAFGLPLIDLLKEKAGYVQAIILAPTRELAIQVCDEINVFKGKKRLKVFPIYGGQSIELQKRRLKEGIDIVVGTAGRIIDHINRKTLDLSKVDYFILDEADEMLNMGFIDDIKEILNHTNQTKRMFMFSATMPDQIKRLAKQYMKEPEFVRIEKSRMLTSQVYFEVNERDKFEALCRIRDAVEDFYGLIFCKTKVDAQDVANRLIDRGYYAEAIHGDLSQDKRERILKRFRDRRINMLVATDVAARGIDIDGLTHVINYSMPQDAESYIHRIGRTGRAQKKGVAITFVSPSEYRKLRLIQKLAKAEIKKEKLPTIQQAMEYKRLAIKRLVEDVELNQTDGGYLTVAGELLEQNDAELIIAKLLKLKFSSQLNRANYKEIKEPAVLGNSRVRLFVALGAQNGYTAKRLVDLVSKTADINPSSLRDVKILDRFSFLSVDAEDAEVVLYAFRSKKRGFKPIVSLAKEAKRPSQA, from the coding sequence ATGGATTCAGAAAGAGACTTTAGTAGGCTGGGGTTATCCGAAGAGGTTTTAAAAACGCTCAGAAGACAGGGTTTTGAGAAGCCCACTCCCATTCAGGGTGAGGTTATCCCCTTTATGCTGCAATCGGATGGGGATTTAGTTGCAGAGGCGCCAACAGGCACAGGAAAGACATTGGCATTTGGTCTTCCGTTGATTGACTTATTAAAAGAGAAGGCTGGATATGTTCAGGCCATTATTCTGGCTCCGACAAGGGAGCTGGCCATCCAGGTGTGTGATGAGATTAATGTATTCAAGGGTAAGAAGAGGCTAAAGGTGTTTCCTATATACGGTGGCCAGTCCATTGAGCTGCAAAAAAGGAGGCTGAAAGAGGGCATCGACATAGTGGTAGGCACAGCCGGCAGGATTATAGACCATATAAACAGAAAAACCCTCGATCTAAGCAAGGTGGACTATTTCATACTGGATGAAGCCGACGAGATGCTCAACATGGGTTTTATTGATGATATTAAGGAGATTCTAAACCATACCAATCAAACAAAGAGGATGTTCATGTTCTCTGCAACAATGCCGGATCAGATAAAGAGGCTTGCAAAGCAATACATGAAAGAGCCTGAGTTTGTCAGGATAGAAAAGAGCAGGATGTTGACCAGTCAGGTGTATTTTGAGGTCAACGAGAGGGATAAATTTGAGGCGCTTTGCAGGATAAGGGATGCGGTTGAGGATTTTTACGGTCTTATATTCTGCAAGACGAAGGTGGATGCCCAGGATGTGGCAAATAGACTCATCGATAGGGGCTATTATGCTGAGGCGATACACGGGGATTTAAGTCAGGATAAGCGGGAAAGGATACTTAAGCGGTTCAGGGATAGAAGGATAAATATGCTTGTTGCCACCGATGTTGCAGCAAGGGGGATAGACATTGATGGCCTAACACATGTGATAAACTATTCAATGCCCCAGGATGCAGAAAGCTATATCCATAGGATAGGAAGGACGGGTAGGGCGCAAAAGAAGGGTGTAGCCATAACATTCGTAAGCCCTTCAGAATACAGAAAATTAAGGCTAATACAAAAGCTTGCAAAGGCCGAAATCAAGAAGGAGAAGCTCCCCACAATACAGCAGGCGATGGAGTATAAGAGATTGGCTATAAAGAGATTGGTTGAGGATGTGGAGTTGAATCAGACAGATGGCGGATACTTAACCGTTGCGGGCGAGCTTTTGGAGCAGAACGATGCTGAATTGATTATAGCCAAACTGCTTAAACTGAAGTTTTCAAGCCAGCTTAACAGGGCTAATTACAAAGAGATTAAAGAACCTGCTGTTTTGGGCAACTCAAGGGTCAGGTTGTTTGTCGCCCTGGGTGCACAAAACGGCTATACGGCCAAAAGGCTTGTGGATCTTGTCAGTAAAACGGCCGATATAAATCCATCCTCATTGAGGGATGTTAAGATATTAGATAGGTTTTCTTTTCTGAGTGTGGATGCTGAGGATGCAGAGGTTGTCCTGTATGCATTCAGGAGCAAGAAGAGGGGGTTTAAGCCCATTGTATCTTTGGCAAAAGAGGCTAAGAGGCCTTCTCAAGCATAA
- a CDS encoding MFS transporter, translated as MKNRETRSGVGFIIPLAVFLGGIGGGIVFPILPVLGLKLGLSAFFIGLIIAANKLSRVLFNQIAGAAIDAFGGKRPLIIGLIVEAIGSVFYIASLKMPYSGWILLFGRIVWGLGSALVFISANTIALNLSKRSNRGQLTAKVRIALSLGVPAGLVIGGILSTLYNDETAFFSSIVASIIGGLVVWFFFEDTPIEFKSALNIKESLRFMFKNPPSTIIGSGNLITFFAIQGVVMATLVLFVKHRQIHLISDDPRFVSGIVMAFMMFSGGIGGIIAGRIVDSLKYRSTIGIPSVVIVFLGFVLLASSNNTTEVIIALIMIGSAIGINNVSLLSILGDITPPKNRGKAVGVYQMLGDVGGSLGPIFGIQLGLALGFDTMYIMTGFIFLFNLAVFFKLLMLEKAS; from the coding sequence TTGAAAAACAGAGAAACCAGAAGCGGCGTCGGCTTTATCATACCCCTTGCGGTGTTTTTGGGTGGAATTGGTGGGGGCATAGTGTTTCCCATCTTGCCCGTTTTGGGGCTAAAACTGGGATTAAGCGCATTCTTCATCGGTCTAATCATAGCGGCAAACAAGCTCAGCAGGGTGCTGTTTAACCAAATAGCAGGCGCTGCAATAGACGCCTTCGGCGGAAAAAGACCGCTAATAATCGGATTGATCGTTGAGGCCATAGGCAGCGTTTTCTATATAGCATCCCTAAAAATGCCCTATAGTGGATGGATATTGCTTTTTGGAAGAATAGTATGGGGGTTGGGATCGGCGCTGGTTTTTATCTCTGCCAATACAATAGCCCTAAACCTATCAAAACGGTCAAACAGGGGGCAGTTAACGGCAAAGGTGAGGATAGCCTTATCGCTGGGTGTGCCGGCAGGCCTTGTCATAGGCGGTATTCTATCAACCCTGTATAACGACGAGACGGCATTCTTTTCAAGCATTGTCGCATCGATAATAGGCGGTCTGGTTGTGTGGTTTTTCTTTGAGGATACGCCCATTGAATTCAAAAGCGCATTGAATATAAAGGAGTCTTTAAGGTTCATGTTTAAAAACCCGCCATCCACCATCATAGGCAGCGGTAATCTCATCACATTCTTTGCAATTCAGGGTGTGGTGATGGCAACGCTGGTTTTATTTGTAAAGCATAGACAAATACACCTAATATCAGATGACCCAAGGTTTGTAAGCGGCATAGTTATGGCATTTATGATGTTCTCCGGCGGCATTGGAGGCATAATTGCAGGCAGAATAGTGGATTCATTAAAATATAGATCAACGATAGGGATACCCTCGGTGGTCATCGTCTTTTTAGGCTTTGTTCTGCTTGCCAGTTCAAACAACACAACCGAGGTAATCATAGCCCTTATTATGATTGGTAGCGCCATAGGTATAAACAATGTCTCTCTTTTGAGTATATTGGGCGATATAACGCCTCCAAAGAACAGGGGTAAGGCCGTCGGCGTTTATCAAATGTTAGGAGATGTAGGCGGAAGCCTCGGGCCTATCTTTGGTATTCAGTTAGGTCTGGCCCTGGGTTTTGATACGATGTACATAATGACGGGTTTTATCTTCTTATTCAATCTGGCCGTATTCTTTAAGCTCCTTATGCTTGAGAAGGCCTCTTAG